The following proteins are encoded in a genomic region of Oceanisphaera profunda:
- a CDS encoding phage holin family protein → MSGQINSLKELVQTATELLFVRFKLARIEFVAQKERMVRLGILALGAIMLFFMAYISLLFGLNVVLSPQQKVWVFFGLAALLFIIMLSIFWSIARNLAHQRRFFADTLQDLQEDVAYVQGKKTMTDWSLKE, encoded by the coding sequence ATGAGCGGCCAAATAAATTCGTTAAAGGAGCTAGTACAGACTGCGACTGAACTCTTATTTGTGCGTTTTAAATTAGCTCGTATTGAGTTTGTGGCGCAAAAAGAGCGCATGGTGCGGTTAGGCATACTGGCGTTGGGTGCCATTATGCTGTTTTTTATGGCTTATATTAGTCTGTTATTTGGCTTAAATGTGGTGTTAAGCCCACAACAAAAAGTTTGGGTGTTTTTTGGTTTAGCGGCACTGTTATTTATTATTATGCTGAGCATATTTTGGAGCATAGCGCGTAATTTGGCGCACCAAAGACGGTTTTTTGCCGACACGCTGCAAGACCTACAAGAAGATGTAGCCTACGTACAAGGCAAAAAGACCATGACCGATTGGTCTTTAAAGGAGTAA
- a CDS encoding DUF883 family protein, with protein MSQRYETERAVLMDDVKQVLKDAEVLYKAAVDDGTQEGKILKEKLKAQLTKAQEQYAHLESNVVEKTRAAASNTNDWVHEKPYHAMGVAAVAGLLLGAFLSRCGR; from the coding sequence ATGAGCCAGAGATATGAAACAGAAAGAGCGGTATTAATGGATGACGTCAAGCAAGTGCTAAAAGATGCTGAAGTGTTATATAAAGCTGCAGTAGATGATGGCACTCAAGAAGGCAAGATTTTAAAAGAAAAATTAAAAGCCCAGCTGACCAAAGCGCAAGAACAATACGCACATCTTGAAAGCAATGTGGTTGAGAAAACCCGTGCAGCCGCCTCTAATACCAATGATTGGGTCCATGAAAAACCCTACCATGCGATGGGTGTGGCCGCAGTCGCCGGATTGTTGCTTGGTGCCTTCCTAAGCCGTTGTGGGCGTTAA
- a CDS encoding TIGR04219 family outer membrane beta-barrel protein, which yields MKKSVFLACAAVFAVSAPVAADVLGAKVGVDYVYSDLKVDGTTANEHQDNYHAYAAFEHFIPLIPNALVEYSTHGADDFGFEQSSVTAYYELLDNSLLSLDVGAGYSRYSDIEVGSSVSSQGSPHAYVATEVMLPVTNFSLFADAKVLGWEDVTGEEARVGVRWAIELPIELGVRAGYAMTNVTFENALANNDLKFESDGWMLGVDARF from the coding sequence GTGAAAAAATCTGTCTTTTTGGCCTGCGCTGCTGTATTTGCCGTTTCTGCTCCTGTGGCTGCGGACGTGTTGGGCGCTAAAGTGGGCGTGGACTATGTGTATTCCGATCTAAAAGTGGACGGTACTACTGCCAACGAGCATCAAGATAACTACCATGCTTACGCAGCGTTTGAGCACTTTATTCCCTTGATCCCTAATGCATTAGTGGAGTATTCCACCCACGGCGCTGACGATTTTGGTTTCGAGCAGTCTTCTGTCACTGCTTATTATGAGCTATTGGATAATAGCTTGCTGTCATTGGATGTGGGTGCCGGTTACAGCCGTTATTCAGATATCGAAGTGGGTAGCAGTGTGAGCAGCCAAGGTAGCCCACATGCGTATGTGGCCACGGAAGTGATGCTGCCGGTGACCAATTTCTCGCTGTTTGCTGATGCTAAAGTGCTTGGCTGGGAAGATGTAACCGGCGAAGAAGCCCGCGTTGGCGTGCGCTGGGCGATTGAATTACCCATAGAGCTAGGTGTGCGCGCCGGTTATGCCATGACCAATGTTACCTTTGAGAATGCGTTAGCTAACAATGATTTAAAGTTTGAATCAGACGGTTGGATGTTAGGTGTAGACGCCCGCTTCTAA